Within Zonotrichia leucophrys gambelii isolate GWCS_2022_RI unplaced genomic scaffold, RI_Zleu_2.0 Scaffold_496_37553, whole genome shotgun sequence, the genomic segment gtgccacccttggggacagtgccatccccagccctgccgtgccaccgctgggccctgtcccctccccagccctgcagtgccacccttggggacagtgccatccccagccctgccgtgccaccgctgggccctgtcccctccccagccctgcgtgccacccttggggacagtgccatccccagccctgccgtgccaccgctgggccctgtcccctcccagccctgccgtgccacccttggggacagtgccatccccagccctgccgtgccaccgctgggccctgtcccctcccagccctgccgtgccacccttggggacagtgccatccccagccctgccgtgccaccgctgggccctgtcccctcgccagccctgccgtgccacccttggggacaGTCGCCATCCCAGCCGGCCGGTGCCAACACGCTGGGCCTGGTcccgctcccagccctgccgtgccacccttggggacagtgccatcCATCCCCGGTGCCGTGTCCGTACCTGGGCGCCGTCGGGCTCGGCCTTGAGCAGCTCAGCggggcccagctgggcacagaacAGCCCCGGGGGCCGGAGCGCCGCCTCAGGCACCTGCGGGACAGCGGGGCCGGAATGAACACCGGGAATGGGTGCCGGGATcagcgggagcggggccgggatcAGCGGGAATGAGTGCCAGGAATGGGTGCCGGGATCAGCGGGAATGGTGCCGGGATCAGCAGGAATGAACGCCGGGAATGAATGGCGGAATCAGCGGGACAACgggaacagggctgggatgagcgGGAATGCGAGCCGGGATCAGCGGGAATGGGTGCCGGGAGAGGGAAGGAGCGCGGTTCTGGGGGTCTGGGCTGGATCTCGTGTTGGGCGGGGTTTGGGCTGCGGGTCCGTGCTGGATCCCAGTGGGATGTTGGGATCTGCTCCGGGATTCTCCTCTCCTGGCCCCGTTCCTGCCCTGTGCACACCCAATCcgctcccattccccatttatgatcccattccaatcccattcctgatcccattccagatcccattccaatcccattccagatcccattccaatcccattccagatcccattccagatcccattccaatcccattcccgatcccattccaatcccattccaatcccattcctgatcccattccaatcccattcctgatcccattccaatcccattcctgatcccattccaatcccattccaatcccattcctgatcccattccagatcccattccaatcccattcccgatcccattccaatcccattccaatcccattccagatcccattcctgatcccattccaatcccattcccgatcccattccaatcccattcctgatcccattccaatcccattcccgATCCCATTCCAATCCATTCCAATCCATTCCCgatcccattccaatcccattccagatcccattccaatcccattccaATCCATTCCAGATCCCATTCCGATccattccaatcccattcccgatcccattccaatcccattcctgatcccattccaatcccattcccgatcccattccaatcccattccaatcccattccagatcccattccaatcccattccaatcccattcccgatcccattccaatcccattccagatcccattccaatcccattcccgatcccattccaatcccattcctgatcccattccgatcccattccaatcccattcctgatccattccaatcccattccaatcccattccgatcccattccaatcccattcctgatcccattcatcccattcctgatcccattccaatcccattcctgatcccattccaatcccattcctgatctcattccaatcccattccaatcccattcctgatcccatcccCTGTTTCCAAGCACCAACAGTCCCgctcctgatcccattcccagtgatcCACGGCCCCATCCCACCACCTGGAACTTCTCCAGATGTTTCTGCACCCTCACcgccatcccatcccatcccacccccattcccagtgattcccattcccatccccattcccatcccattcccattcccattcccattcccagtgattcccatcccatcccactccattcccattcccaatgccattcccagtcattcccattcccagtaattcccattccccattcccatttccaccccaatcccattccccattcccattcccagtgattcccatccccattcccaccccattcccagtgattcccatccccattccgatccccattcccattacaatcccatccccattcccattcccgttcccattcccagtgattCCCATTCTCAGtgattcccatccccattccatcccattctcattcccatccccattcccattcccaccccaatcctattccccattcccattcccaatcccattcccagtgattcccatccccattccaatcccattccccattcccaccccaccccatccccattcccaccccatccccattcccaccccaccccatccccattcccaccccatccccattcccagtgattcccattcccagtgattcccatccccattccgatccccattcccattccaatcccattcccattcccattcccgttcccattcccagtgattCCCATTCTCAgtgattcccattcccattctcattcccatcccccttcccattcccatccccatcccatcccatcccatcccatcccaatccccacCCTATTCCCattccatccccattcccattcccatccccatttccatcccatccccattcccatccccatccccatccccattcccattccattccattccattcccattcccagtgattcccactcccagccccacctgctcCGAGCACATGGAGTTGATGCCGGCCATGACGGGATTCATGGCAAGGCCGCCGCCCATGGCGCCCATGCCGGGAACGCCGCCGGAACCGCCGGGAACGCCGCCGGAACCGGGAATTCCTCCAGAGCCGGGAATTCCTCCGGAGCCGGGAATGCCGCCGGAGCCGGGAATGCCGGTGCCGGAGCCGGGAATGCCGGTGCCGGAGCCGGCCATGGAGACGGTGATGCTCATGTTGTTGTACATCCCCTGCGCTGCCGCCGgcgccgccgcgcccgccgggCCGAAAACGCTGGAAAACCGGGATagttcccatggaaaatcccaatggATAATTCCCACGGACAATTCCAATGGTAAATACCAAAGGATAATTCCAATAGATGAATCCAATGGATAATCCCAGTTGGAGACTCCAATGGATAATTCCCATGGACAGTCCCAATGGACGATCCCAAAGGATGATTCCAATGGGTGGCTCCAATGGGTAATTCCAAAGGATTATTCCAATGAATAATTCCCATGGATAatctgaatggaaaaaaacaatgGATAATTCCAAAGGATGATTTTGATGGCTAAATCCAATGGATAATCCCAATGCATGATCCCAATGGATAATCCCAACGGGTAACGGCAGTGGGCGATTTCATGGACAATTCCAATGGATTAATCCAAATAATTATTCCAATAGATTATTCCAATGGAATATTCCAAAGGGTGACTCTCATGGACAACTCCAATGGCAAATACCAAAGGATAATAATTGCAATGGATGAATCCAATGGATAATTGAAATGAATAATTCCCATGGATAATTCCAAAGGATAATTCCCATAGATAATCCCAATGGACAATCCCAATGAGTGACTCCAATGGACAATCCCAAAGGACAATCCCAATGGATgattcccatggaaaatcccagtgGGCAATCCCAACGGATAATTTGAAAGAATGATTCCAATAGAATTAATTCCAGAGGACAATTCCAACGGATGATTCCATCGGAAAATTCCAATGGACAATTCCAATGAGTAAATTCAAAGAATTATTCCAATGGGTATTTCCAGAGGACGATCCCAAGGGATGATTCCAATGGACGTTCGCATGGCCAGTCTCAATGGACAATCCCAATGAGTGACTCCAATGGATAATTCCAACAGACTTGGGATTCCTTTGGGATTCCAAGGGACAATCCCAAAGGACAATCGCCAGGGACGATTCCAATAGATAATCTCAATGGACAATCCCAATGGACAATCCCAACGGACAATCCCAATGAATGACTCCAATGGCCAATCCCAATGGATAATTTCAAAGAATGACTCCAATGGATAATTTCAGATGACAATCCCAATGGATAATTACATTGGGTGAATCCCATGGACAATCCCAATAAATTACTCCAATGGACAATCCCAATGGACAATCCCAATGGACGATTCCGATGGACAACCCCAACAGATATTCCCAATGGATGTTCCTAACAGACAATCCCGATGTGTTAATCCAATCGATAATTCCACTGGACAATCCCAAGGAATGTTCCCAAAGGACAATCCCTATGGACAATCCCAATGGGTAATTTCAAGGAATGATTTCAGGGGATAGTTCCAGAGGACAATTCCAATGGACAGTCCCAATGAATGACTCCAAAGGAAATCCCAATGGACATTCCAATGGATGATTACAATGGCCAATCACCAATGGGTGACTCAAATGGACAATCCCGATCGACAATTCCAATGGATCTTCCCAATGGACAATCCCAAAGGACAATTCCAAAGGATAATGCGAGTGGACAATCCCAGTGAGTCATTTCAAAGAATGATTCCAGTGGATAGGTCCAGAGAACAATTTCAATGGACAATCCCAATGGATAATTCCAGTGGATTATTCCAGTGGACAGCTCCAATGGATAATGCCCACGGACAATCCCAATGGACAATTCCAAAGGAATATCCCAATGAGTGATTCCAATGGACAATGGCCATGAACAGGACATTCCAATGGGCAATCCCAATGGGTGAATCCATTGGACAATCCCAACAGGCAATTCCAAAGGGTGATCCCAATGGATGTTCCCAACAGACAATGCCAATGAGTGATCCCAATGGACAATCCCAATGGACGATTCCAAAGGACAATCCCAATGAGTGACTCTCGATGGATAATTCCAATGGATAATTCCAAACAATGATTCCAATAGATATTTCTAGAGCACAATTCCAATGGATGATTCCATTGGAAAATGccaacaaaaaatcccaatggaTGACTCCAATGGACAATGCCCATGCACAATCCCAATGGCCAATCCCAATGAATGCCTCCGAAGGACAATCCCAATGGACATTCCAATGGACAATCCCAACGGATGATTCCACTGGACAATGCCCATGGACAATCCCAACAGAGAATCCCAATGAATAATTATCCCAATGGATGATTCCAAAGGGCAATTCCAAAGGACAATCCCAATGAGTGACTCCAATGGACAATTCCGATGAGTGACTCCAATGGACAATCTCCATGGACAATTCCCATGGACAACCCCAAAGGACAATCCCAATGAGTGACCCCAATGGACAATTCCAATGAGTGACTCCAATGGACAATCCCAATGGACAATCCCA encodes:
- the LOC135441775 gene encoding nuclear receptor coactivator 1-like, whose product is MYNNMSITVSMAGSGTGIPGSGTGIPGSGGIPGSGGIPGSGGIPGSGGVPGGSGGVPGMGAMGGGLAMNPVMAGINSMCSEQVPEAALRPPGLFCAQLGPAELLKAEPDGAQVQQVQVFADVQCTVNLVGDPYLGPAPPGALGTPKTPGGAPPAPPAPGKSLLQQLLTE